A single region of the Gasterosteus aculeatus chromosome 1, fGasAcu3.hap1.1, whole genome shotgun sequence genome encodes:
- the LOC120826663 gene encoding growth/differentiation factor 8, with translation MLLFLWLVVFSADLSVEANRTSEAPAESAEQCSACDLREHSKQMRLHGVKSQILSILRLEQAPNISRDTIRQLLPKAPPLTQLLEQYDPRVEEEEEEAHATTETIITMATKPDPVAQAEWSSCCLFSLSPKIQPENILRAQLWVHLRAADVVTAVSLQISRLQAGKGGNSTRVSVPPRKVGAGSWQSVDIESLLQAWLRQPEANYGIEINAYADDGEDLAVTSARPGEAGLEPFIEVKILDVPKRSRRDAGLNCDEESAETRCCRYPLTVDFEEFGWDWIIAPKRYRANYCSGECEFTHRQQYPHAHLVNKASPRGPAGPCCTPTKMSPINMLYFNRKEQIIYGKIPSMVVDHCGCS, from the exons atgctcctcttcctctggctgGTCGTCTTCTCGGCGGACCTCTCCGTGGAGGCGAACCGGACCTCTGAGGCGCCGGCGGAGAGCGCGGAGCAGTGCTCTGCCTGCGACCTCCGGGAGCACAGCAAGCAGATGAGGCTCCACGGCGTCAAGTCCCAGATCCTCAGCATCCTGCGGCTGGAGCAGGCGCCCAACATCAGCCGGGACACGATCCGCCAGCTGCTCCCCAAAGCGCCTCCTCTCACGCAGCTGCTGGAGCAGTACGAcccgcgggtggaggaggaggaggaggaggcgcacgCCACCACAGAGACCATCATCACCATGGCCACCAAGC CTGATCCCGTGGCCCAGGCCGAGTGGTCCTCCTGCTGCCTCTTCAGCCTCAGCCCCAAGATCCAGCCCGAGAACATCCTGCGCGCTCAGCTGTGGGTTCACCTGCGAGCGGCCGACGTGGTCACCGCCGTCTCCCTGCAGATCTCACGCCTCCAGGCGGGGAAGGGGGGCAACAGCACCCGGGTCAGCGTCCCCCCCCGGAAGGTCGGCGCCGGCTCCTGGCAGAGCGTGGACATcgagtctctgctgcaggcgTGGCTGCGTCAACCGGAGGCCAACTACGGGATCGAGATCAACGCCTACGCCGACGACGGCGAAGACCTGGCGGTGACCTCGGCCAGGCCCGGGGAGGCCGGACTG GAACCCTTCATCGAGGTGAAGATCCTCGACGTTCCCAAAAGGTCCCGCCGGGACGCGGGTCTCAACTGCGACGAGGAGTCCGCGGAGACCCGCTGCTGCCGCTACCCGCTCACCGTGGACTTCGAGGAGTTCGGCTGGGACTGGATCATCGCCCCCAAGCGCTACCGGGCCAACTACTGCTCCGGGGAGTGCGAGTTCACGCACCGGCAGCAGTACCCGCACGCGCACCTGGTGAACAAGGCCAGCCCGCGAGGCCCGGCGGGGCCCTGCTGCACGCCCACCAAGATGTCGCCCATCAACATGCTCTACTTCAACCGCAAGGAGCAGATCATCTACGGGAAGATCCCGTCCATGGTGGTCGACCACTGCGGCTGCTCCTGA
- the LOC120826692 gene encoding uncharacterized protein LOC120826692 has translation MAQECRCEVLSVEHQVTRLFDREASQTRRATPSTCSATSTPTNPHTPVATTWTPDQRTRGLAGAATTTPGPEASPTVAPLGVAVTPIVMERTGKTAAKGVAVTTTAVEMTVKMAVEEVAVTTAAVEMTVKMAVEEVAVTTMAKTAKVGVATEMTATGRGAAAPIAMETANKAPVVATAAAEAEVGAAAAATTGTVADARNIAGTRKSTVTATVTVVVTAVVTVMAAAAIVKHRTHGLVPPVTLTCNLPSLK, from the exons ACACGACGAGCGACGCCATCGACATGTTCAGCAACATCGACCCCAACAAAC CCACACACCCCTGTGGCTACGACCTGGACCCCAGACCAGAGGACCAGGGGCCTCGCGGGGGCCGCGACCACGACCCCCGGTCCGGAGGCAAGTCCGACTGTGGCCCCGCTGGGGGTCGCCGTGACGCCGATCGTCATGGAGAGGACGGGGAAGACTGCCGCCAAGGGGGTCGCCGTGACGACGACCGCCGTGGAGATGACGGTAAAGATGGCTGTGGAGGAGGTCGCCGTGACGACGGCCGCCGTGGAGATGACGGTAAAGATGGCTGTGGAGGAGGTCGCCGTGACGACGATGGCAAAGACTGCAAAGGTGGGGGTCGCAACAGAGATGACGGCGACAGGCAGAGGCGCAGCAGCCCCGATTGCCATGGAAACCGCAAACAAAGCCCCCGTCGTCGCGACAGCAGCAGCGGAAGCGGAAGTGggagcggcagcggcagcgacGACGGGCACGGTGGCAGACGCAAGAAACATCGCGGGCACAAGAAAGAGCACGGTCACGGCCACGGTCACGGTCGTGGTCACGGCCGTGGTCACGGTCATGGCCGCGGCGGCCATTGTTAAACACAG GACACACGGACTCGTCCCCCCTGTGACTCTCACCTGTAATCTGCCCTCCCTGAAATAA